TCATGAAGAATTCCATGCTTTTTGTACAGGGTTAACGTTTCTTCAAGTTCCCCACCATCATCAACTATAAGGAGAAAATTTGGTTTACTGAATTTGAAAAAGAACGGAGCTAATCTTTCCATGAGTGCACTCCTAATACTTATTTTAAATGGATTGGAGCTATGCTGTAATATGACTAGTGGAATGCGGACATTCGATTTCTTCAGGTGCCAGCCGATCATTGCCCCAAGAAGTGTTCCATGTACGTATACAATATCGAAGTCCTTTGAATTTTCTTCAATCTTTTTCGATACGGATTTTGAATAAATCCAAATTTTGAAAGGGGCTACCGGGAGTTTCAATTGTTTAAACCGCTCGAGATTTTCCGGATAGTATACCTTTGCAATAGGAACTTCAAATGAATTTTCAAAGTCTCCATCCTTAATATTTTTTGATGGTGCGATGATTAGTTGTTTTTTCAATAAAGAGTTCATTTTTCGTGATAATTCAATCGGGTGTGTAATCGACCCTCCAATTGCAGGAGGAAGGCCATCGACGACTCGAATCAGTGATATCCCATCAATCAAACGGCTCTCGTCAACCATACGTTACCCTCAATATTCGTATAAATCCTATCTGAGGATGTATCAAAGTTCATTTTGGTAAAATCATCTTTCGAAAATCTATTCGCTGTTTTCCAGATTGTACTGTACGTGATCCTATCAATCTTGTTAATTACTATATACCTATCCTCTTCCAGCACTTCTCCAAGTTCTTTAGACTTATTGTATCCAAAATGGTCTGGTATGATGAGTTTGCCTGGAACAACAACATCTCTGAAAATAGTGCCGCAAATCATATCAGCATACCTCAAGGGTGATGAGAGTATTGACGAGATGCCGATTTGGGTATGTTTCTTTGAAATAATCCATTCATATGTAATGATGTCGCTATTAGATATTTCAGCATTTGGCTTCAATGAATAAGGTGAGGGATGCAGAGCCAGAATACTTAGTGTTGACGCAATTAAGAGAACTAAGCTGAAGACGGTTGCAATGATCTTTTTTCTGCATTTTCTTCTATTAATTAGACAATACACAAGACCCATAAATACTGGTGTGAAGATCATTGTGTAAGCAAGTGATCGATCTCCCCCAATTAGAATAAGGCCAGGAACAAGATCAAATGTAGCGCAGGCATATATCGCAAAGGCAAACATGGAAAATGCATATAACGAGAATAGTGGAATCTTATGAGCCAACACCTCTTTCTTTAATTTTAAGATCCCCAATAATCCAATGAATGAAATTGCTAACAATATCAAATTATGACCTATAACCTTCGCAATATAGATGAGGAATTGCCAATCACTCCATCCTAATTTCTGCAAGGCCGCATCTACTTTGCCAAGAAAGCTCGGACCTTCGCCAGCAGTTATTGCAAGCCACAGGGCTTCTAAGCCATGATGAAATTGCTTGAAAGCGAAGATCCAAATAAAGAATCCGATTAATATTATTAATATAAAGTTAATGGTTCTTTTTGGCAACTCATTCATAGTCGATCTTTGTTTTTTCGAAAAATTGGAGATTATCAACGCTATGATTCCAAACGAAAACACCAATATGATTAAATAAAGTGCAGATAGGGGATGAAAGAAAACGAAAGTAATTGAGAGAATTATTGCCATGAGGGAGAATTGAACTGCGTGGTCTTTGTTAGACCTTATAAAAAGGTATATGAAAAGAGGAATGAAGTGGATGCTCCAACCGTTGGGCATTAAGTATAGTTCGTAGCCAGTATAAAGTACGGAAGCGGCAACGATCGCAGCGATCGTACAGATTTTTCTTTCATAGAAAATAGTTCTTGCAATTAAGTAAATCGATAGAACATAAAATGTGGAGGTAATAGCGGTGAAATAGTTTCCAATGAGATGAATAGGGACCGATGCTATCATCGATAAAGAAGAAATAAGAATATGTGTAATTGGATAATAATTCTCTTGATAAAAGTACCCCGTTAATATTATATCCTTCGTGTAACCGATTTGCGTCATGTGGTCCCCGCCAAGAGCGTAGGAGCCTCTCAAGAACGGTAACCATTGAACAACTAGTATATTCAAAATGATCACTATCATGCCAGCTATCCATAGATATGAACGGTTCTCATCTTTCCGTAAATATTCAGACAACACTGTGGCAATGCCGATGAAGATATTAGCAACCAACATTAACCAGATGATCAGAGGAACTTCGCTGTATAACGAGAGTTCATAGCTCTTCATCGGATTCATGGAAATTAAAATCAGAATAACCACATTACTAATGAAAGCGTAAATCAAGATCAATTTCTTGAGATGTGATGCATGAAGGTCTACCATCCATTTTCTCCGTAATACAATTACTATTGATAATGTTTTTTTATTTGGTTCAATTCATTTTTTGCGTTCAATTGAAATGCAAAGAAAATTCACCAAGACTAATCCAATCCAGCTTAAGTATGTGATCTGTTATGTACTACATTTTCCCATAATCAAGAGATCAAGCGATACATATTCACTATTGTAAACAGCCTCATTTTCAATCTCATGATCTCTGGCGGTTGTACTTCCCCACCAAATTTCTAGTGCATTCATTGCGGACAAAGTAAGCTTGCAAGAAGGTGCCAATTACATCAATTTCAGCGAAATCCCGAATGGAAAGCATCCCGCATCCTTTCTTCTTCTTTCCAAATCTCATTTAGAAATCTTCCTTCGGAGCTCGATGTTGTTCGACATGTCATTCGAAATTCGCAAAGAACCATGAAGTCCTCTCTCTACATTCCAACTCATTCAATGGATATCTTTCGATCAAGATGAGGTTTTACGGCGCCGAGCCAAGACGTTCAAGTTATTTTCCGGTGGCTGATGAGCTTTTATTAACGAATCCGTTTCTGGCATCATCGCCTTTGGTGATCGACATAATATAGTTATTATGTTTGTTAATTATATTGCAAATGTCGATATTTTTATCGAATCGGGATAGAAACGCGGTGTAGATGTCTGATGAAAGAATTTCTCGATAACTTTTTTCTTATATTATAAGAATAATCGAAGATTTCCAATCATTGAAGACAAAAAATCCTTTCTGATCGGATGGCTTCCAATATTGATAGTTTCTAGCAGCAGAAATCACTTTCTTTCAAAAGATCCCGCATCACCCCTCTCCCGGCTGCACTGATCGAGTAAACGCAGCATGACTGCGAGCATCTCATTCTGACCTCGCATCATACTTGTTAAGAAATCAGCCAAACGAGACGGGAAATAGGCAGGGCAGAACGCACACATCGACTTGTGCTTTTCGACTCGAAGAAAGTAAACCCCCCTCTCTTTCTTCATATCCCAGCCTTTTATCGGACTCTTCCAGAAAAAGGACGTGCAGTAACCGTCATCCGTCATGCGAACGCATGTCCACCCGAGATCTCTTCTAAACCTATTGTTAAGCGATATCTCAAGCATCTTCTTGATCTCGAGCAATTCCTTAATGTCTTCCTCGCGCTTATCAGATCCGTTTCGGGCGACTATTGAACTCCTTAACATTTGTATTTCTCTTTCTAACTCTAAAATTCTCCTTTCCAAAGTTCCGCTCCGTCCGTCGTTCTCGCCCTCCCCGTCCGCACGGAGAATTCTAGCTATCTGCGTGAAGCTCTTCCGGTATTTCTTGGCTAGTTGCCTGTAGGTCGCACCATCCTCGTAATCCTTCCTTATCAGCTCTTCAACATTCATTCGCTATCATCTCAGTGTATCGTTATCCTGCTATCTTCAATGTTACTCTGCTACTTTAAGGTTTCCTTTGAGCTTACTACTCAGTTTATGGGATCCTCCACCATCCTTGTAATCGTCCAGAACGCACAAGTAGTATTGTCTATCCAGCAGGCTTCACCTCAGAAACCGCGATGTAGTATTGATAGTAATCTTTATAGTATCATGATTCAATACTCTACTCGATTGAAAATGGTCGTCAGAAGTGAAGAAGAGCTGAAGGAACTCCTCGATCAGGAATGGAAGCTTTACTTTCACAGCAGGGTAAAGCGTTGGTATTTATACAAAGGGGCAAAGGAACGCAGAATCGTAGGCAGAAATCTCGATAATCTCTGCGAGAGCCTTCACGAAGGGAAGAGTGGCATTGCGGTGGCCGAGATTCATAGAATGAGGCTCGAAGGACGAACCCTTTCACAAATCGCTGCTGAGACAGGGATCAGCGAGAGGGCAGTCGCAAACGCTATGGATAGGGAGGAAGATGAAGTTATAAAACCGAGGGAATCCGTCGAAGTCAGAATAGAGTCAGGAGAAAATTTAGAACAAGGGGTGAGTGTTGACTCTCTGATAGCAGTGGGTCTGGTGCCGTTCTTCTCCATTGGAATTGTTGGTCTTTGGACTATTGGGAACTGGCTAATGGGGAAATTTGGGGGATAGGAACCGGATTGCGAGGTTAAAGAAAGCATTTTTGAGGGTTCATAAGCCAGGGTTTATCTCCTATTCGTTCAAGAATCTTTAATAGAAATCCCCGAAACGCTTTGAGACGCCCTAATGCAATAAAACTCGTCGCCGTCACAGAACGATTCTTAATTTTTCCGATGCACTTCACCTCATTTTGTCATTACCTCAAGTGCCAGATGGAGTGTGATTCTCTTAGTCGACATTGATAGGCTTTGCAAGCCCATTTCTCAGAAATCAGGGACGATAACATGGATAGAGTTGAGGATAAACGAAGTGTCAACAGGAAATGGCAGAACAGAGGGTTTTCAAAGCTCTCAAGGGAAAGGCGTTGAAATGAAAGATCAAAAAGCATGCGAACTTGTTGAGCTTGCAAGTCATAAATCATGAAATCAAGAGGTTATTCAAGGAATAATCCTCGAATTCATTTTCCTGAATATTCCGATCTCTTTGCGCGGCGCAATTCATTCCTCTGCAAGATTTGTTCAAAGATCGCCAACACTTCCCTTCCGTATTTCTCCTCGCTGAAATGCTCTGTCGCCCACCTCTCTCCGTTAGCCCCCATCTCCTTCGCGATGTCAGGATGCTCCAGTAAATACAAGATTTTCTCCGCCAGTTCCACATAGTTCCCTGGTGTATACAAGAGGCCGTTGAAGTTCTCGCGGATCAGCTCGGTGGTCCCGCCACTCCTCGCTCCGATTACTGGTTTCCCAGCCCGCATCGCCTCGACGGTGACGCGGCCGAAGGCCTCCATCCTTGAACATACAAGCACGATATCGACGCACCGCATTACTTCGATCGCATTCGGAATGTAGCCAAGGAAAGTCACATGGTCTTCCAGATGATTTTCATTGATTAAGTGATCGAGATATTCCTTGTATTTGGGGCTCCCCTTACCGACGATGTAAAGATGTGCCTTTATCCCCTTTCGGATCAGTTCTCCAATCGCCCTTATCGCATCCTCCTGCCCTTTTCCCTCTTGTAAGGTACCGACAATCGCCAATTGGATAATTCCTTCTCTAATACATTGCTCTCGGAATTCCTTCAAACGAGGGGAAGTTTCGAGGGGATTGAGAAAAGAAATTGGGTAATAAACGACCCTCATCTTTTCATCGGGAATAAATCGTCGGTATTTTTCGGCGACGGCGTGGGAGCAAGCGATGCATGCCGTTGAGAGTTTGTTTATCAAGTGCAAAGAAATTCTTGGACCTAGAATGTAAATCAATCTGTGATCTTCGTATCCGAATTCGTGAATATACCAGATGTGTGGTGCATTGAATATCTTTGCAGCAAAGGCACCAGCGCATACGGTTATCGTGTTGGCGACAATGATATCAGGATTCCACTTCTTCAATTGTCTGACGACTAGCGGAATCGCAGCAAAGCTGAATATAATTCTGTACACGCGTCTCCAAAGTGGCAAAGTCTCGCTGGCTGTCCACCATCTGTACGGAATCACCTTGAAATGTACGCCACGCTTCTCCAGTTCCTTGATGATCGGACCGGAGGCAGGTAGCATCGCAAAACACTCAACACCTCTGTTTCTCAAAGCATCGATTAATTCAAGATTAGCCCTTTCCGCACCGCCCAGGGCTGGTGAATGCAAGACGAAGCAGACCCTCATGTTATCATCTTTGTGGCAACAGATGGGACGGGTACAATTAGACTTCGATTCTTTTAGAGGTTTTGCTAGTCAAGACACACAATACAACTACCTCTTACCGTAGGCCAAGTGAACCAGAATCGAAATGTAATAGAAAGAATGATATTACGCCTGTCAAATTCTTCGTTTATATTGTGTTACATGGAGGAGGATTGGTAATGATTCGATTTGAGGAGGAAGTTGCGGAACGTTGGTATGCCATCAGAGGATACTTAACGGCTCGGAATGTGATTTATGGTGCTCCAAAGAAAAGTAAGGGCGGCAAGGGTAGGGGAGAGATAGACATTCTTGCGTTAGTTTTATAGAAAATGAAAATGAAGATAAAAACAAGAATAAGAATGAAAATTTAAATGAGAATTGCTCAGTGAAAGACAGGGTGTTGTGTGAAATCGGAGTGGGCGTTGCGTCCAGTTTCCCCTATAAACCTGAATATGAGGCTAAATGTATAATTAAAAAATTCTTTTCAAAGGGGGCCCACGAGAAAGCGGTGGAGTATTTAAGTTCATCCGATTACAGATGCCAGTTCGTTACCAGCCCTTTTAGAGATAGCTGGGACAAATTGCTTGAAGAAAGTTTACAGCGTCTCGGTGCGAAGCTCGTTAAGGTGACATACTCTGGCGCAGATGAAGCAAAGATCGAAGTCGCATATACCCCAAAAGATGGCGGATTGGAGATCGGGTTTGATGATAAGGACCCAAGGGTGATCGAGATTGTTCCATTCCCTGCGATAATTAAGGAGTTAAAAAAGGAATTTGAGGAACGGAACCTTTTGACGAAGGACTTTGCGGATCCAATAATGCGTTCTATTCAATGGCTGTGTTTTAAAAAGTAATGAAGTCTCTGAAACTGATAACAAGAATTCCTAGGTTTGATCTGTACTTTGGAATGTAAGCGAACACAAGTGTCATAATCATTTTGAAATTTCTACGAATCGTTCTCTCAATGGCGCATACATAATGAAAAGAAAAAACGATCTCACTCGAAATACCTGAGCAGTGTCGATGGCTGTTGCACTTTCTCAGCGATAGCCACAGTCTCGCTCCCTTCGGGGTAACTGGAGTCGACGAGCCTCATGAATCCCGACCTGATAACATTGGCCATGCGCTTCCTCCGCTCCTCGAGAAAATCGAAGTAATCCATATCATACCAACCTTCCCAAAGGGCATGGTAGCT
This DNA window, taken from Methanomassiliicoccales archaeon, encodes the following:
- a CDS encoding glycosyltransferase family 4 protein, which gives rise to MRVCFVLHSPALGGAERANLELIDALRNRGVECFAMLPASGPIIKELEKRGVHFKVIPYRWWTASETLPLWRRVYRIIFSFAAIPLVVRQLKKWNPDIIVANTITVCAGAFAAKIFNAPHIWYIHEFGYEDHRLIYILGPRISLHLINKLSTACIACSHAVAEKYRRFIPDEKMRVVYYPISFLNPLETSPRLKEFREQCIREGIIQLAIVGTLQEGKGQEDAIRAIGELIRKGIKAHLYIVGKGSPKYKEYLDHLINENHLEDHVTFLGYIPNAIEVMRCVDIVLVCSRMEAFGRVTVEAMRAGKPVIGARSGGTTELIRENFNGLLYTPGNYVELAEKILYLLEHPDIAKEMGANGERWATEHFSEEKYGREVLAIFEQILQRNELRRAKRSEYSGK